The following is a genomic window from Oscarella lobularis chromosome 2, ooOscLobu1.1, whole genome shotgun sequence.
CAAGACTCTCAACCATTCCATCCAACGTCGCTAAGAGGTCGGGATCGGCCAGAGAACAGCCGTAAAATAAAAAGTTATAATGAGAGCAAATGTGTTGCATGAATCTATAAAGTTTTCTCAATGACACCGCGCCCAATAGACATACGTATGATAGCCTACTTGCTGAAGGCGATGTCTCTCACCATCAGTTGCCTATAATCGCTATGACCCGCAAcaaattctcttcttccgacGTCACTAAAGTCGCCGTGAAGTTTCAGCAGACGAGGCGGTTTCAGGCCGGCGCGCAATTCAGCGTAGACCTGTACAGGGAGAGAAGAAGCATAGAAATATCTACATGACGCTTTTTAGAGAAACTTTTTATACCCGTTGAATGTCTTGTCGAAATCGAACTTCGATTTCAGTTCCCGATCGAGTGAAATAGTTGTGTTCCGGATGAACATCGTCCCACACCTCACCTACAAAACAATAAGTATTAGGAGAGTATTTGGTCACTAGCTAACTAACAGGGATTCATATTCATCATGTGGTAGCCTGCTTCTAATGAAGAGTCCCAATTGGTTGTCAGAATGAGAGGCCAGGGACCGGTGACGAGCGCCCTGTGACCACGAGTTGACGTTCTAGGAGGGAAAAGCTAATCCGCAAAAGAGGAGGTCAAATCTGTATATGAAGTCACCTTATATTTTCAGAGTATAAATAGGAAGGAGGTTTTGCACCCAAAAGCAATGAATCGATCCAACGTTCCAACTCTTGTGTCTTCAGATGATCCTTAAAAACTGCTAGGAACTCGTCGTCCAACCCCGAAGTCTTTGTCCTGCACGAAATTAAATAAGTACgcctaatgacgtcacactactaaaatatgacgtcaaactgtTTTGGAAGtcctattaattatttatggATTTGTTTAGTCCTTTCTTACTCGGCGATTCCTTCCCCTTGGCGAGGATTCGACGTCACGCGACGTCGGTCCAACTCCTCTCGTATAAATTCCGTCTTCACGGGCAATCGTTCGCCTTTCATCGTCGGCATTTCCAATCGTTCGAGcacgcgatcgacgagctTGTCCCACAAAGGCAGCACAGAGCACGATAGGccggcgccgacgaacgGGACGACCGTGCGTCCGCGAACGCGTTCCAAGAGCATTTCCcagtcggcgacgtcgtcgcggcgcgGTACGATCGCTTCCGCTCGTTTCGCGTCTTCGCGCGCGACGGGAAGCGGTCGGTGAAGTAGcggcgaagcggcgacgcTTTTTAGCGAGCttccgcgacgtcgaatctcggccaaaactctTGGATCCATGTTTGGGGGAATGAAATTATGATTGACCCCGGATAATTCTCTTGTTTCTCTAGTCACAATTCTATCTAGTTACTTTACATGATGTCTATAGAAAAGGCGAATAAGCTAGTTTTAGTCTGAACCATGTCGTTTTCGTGCACCGCTTAGCGCACGGTGCGACATTCCATTCGCTGGCCATTGAAACCTTCCTCTCCCTTTTCGATAATGAAAAAGCAGCTTTTACGCGTCAAGCAGCTCGCGAGCGAGAACCTCGGACGGTAAATGGTTCACTGGATACCTTGCATAAGAGACAAATCGTTTTCCGTGGGCGTAGAGCGGAGAAAACCGACGATTTGACCGACCAACTCCAGCAGGTGTGGAGGAGCCCTCAGATCACTAGAGAAAGCGTTacctctcgtcgtcgtatcgcTAGCTCGAAAAGCGCGTGGAGTCGGTGAAGCACGCGTGCCAGACGACGATCAAAAAGCTCCAATCGTGTCTCCTGAGCGCAAGCAGCGAATTAGATAAGATGAAGAACGATATCAAGACCGAAGTGCtcgcgcgcgtcgtcaaGGGAAAGACGCAGAAAGCCGAGCCCCAACGCCGGAAGGTCGACCCCAAAGACACCAGTCAATCGAAAAAATGAATAGTTGAATTCGTtgcacagaaaaaattgccaCAGTTTTCGCTCAGCACTTCTCTTATGGACGCGAGTTCGACtttggacgacgagaaaggcAGTAGCACTCTTAGGTAATGTGAAACCTTTAGTCAAAGTCTTGACTTCGTAGTGTACTTGTACATATGCATATGATATGTAGGAAAATGCTTGAGCAGTGTGGTTGCTGTCAGGAAGCGTTGGCTGCCAATTTAGTTGCCTTTGAAATGAACGTTGAGCAAGAGATCATTGCTCCTATGGCATCTATAGTTGAAGTAATCTAACCGAGACCAGCCTCCATGCGAGGGGACTACATTCTTCCTTTAGGATGAGATCAAGCCGATATTGCATGCGAGAAAGTCGCTGGGAAAGACTCGCCTTGATATGGACTCGTACAAGTCGAGGTGGACGTCGGCCGTAAAGGCTTCAAGTGCTGGCAATGCCGTGGCTGCGTCCAAAGTCGATCAGAAGAAAGATAAGTATGAGGATTCAATAGCTGATTTTCATCAAGCTCAAGTATATCTATTTTCAACGGcacttttcctttcttgattctttttttttctttcattagGATGCTTTGACCGTTGAGATGCTTCAGTTCTGTTCCCACGAGTTGAGACACGCGGCTTTATTCAAGAAGGTCGGTCCTGAGATACAGACAGCATGCACGCACTATTCTTACTCCCCTTCCACGCAGCTGTTGGAATTGCAAGCCGAATATCACAAGGAATCGCTGAGACTGCTCGATACCGTGTTGCCTACTTGACTGAAATGCTTGGTACTTGCTTATTGCAGGGGAGAGGGGCGGTCATTTTCACTTCGTTCTCTTTACAGACAAGAGTACTGTCAGGCCAGTGTTTGGTTGTCCACTAAGCCAGCACTTGAATGTCTCCAAAGCGAAAGATATCTTTTGTAATTGAAGAGTGCGTATCAGCTCTCATGCAGATTGCCCTCGAAGCGGAGGTAGACAGCGCTAATGCATCAAAGCAGTGAGTAGAGGACGTTTTTCTCAGGGTCTATTCCGGCTCACCGGCAGTGCAATGAACGGCAGAAAATTAAAAGTACGAGNNNNNNNNNNNNNNNNNNNNNNNNNNNNNNNNNNNNNNNNNNNNNNNNNNNNNNNNNNNNNNNNNNNNNNNNNNNNNNNNNNNNNNNNNNNNNNNNNNNNNNNNNNNNNNNNNNNNNNNNNNNNNNNNNNNNNNNNNNNNNNNNNNNNNNNNNNNNNNNNNNNNNNNNNNNNNNNNNNNNNNNNNNNNNNNNNNNNNNNNCATTGCTTTTTTCAGGGACACTTAAGCTCTATTTACGAGAGCTCCCCGAACCTTTGCTTACCTTAGCCTTGTACGACCAATGGGTCCACGCAGGAAGGTCTGTTGATTTggacgccttttctttgtaaCATGCACACACTCTTCCTAGAATTGAGAACAGTGATGATCGACTTCAGACGCTCTGGACGCTAGTTCGAAATTTGCCACCGGAAAATCTCGCCAATTTTCAATACCTGATGGCCTTCTTCAACGAACTGACCAAGTATTCGAAATCCAACAAGATGACGCCAACAAACATCGCTCTAGTCATCGCGCCGAACGTGATCTGgtcaaaaaaagagacagaCAGGCATGCATAAGATAGCTCACACATAAAAACTCACTCCTGACGATTAATCCCCTATAGCGCCGGTATGATGGACACGTCGATAAAATCAAGAATCATCGAAGCGTTCATCCAACATTTCGACTGGTTCTTTCCGGAACGAGTCGACCTTCCGTGCTCTCCCGTcaagccgtcgtcgtcaccggtGCCGCGCCCTCGTTCGCGAACCGgttcgacgtcatcgggaTCGTCTCTCGGGGGAAGGCCGCCCTTGCCCGTGGCTCCgcctcggcgacgacgagacggcaGCACGGGGAGCGAACCGTCGAATCCCGACCACGGGAAAAGGACAGTCGGTCCTCCGGTGCCGCGTAAACGCGGAGAAGGAAACTGAATCTTTTATTAGTGTTTTGTAGTATAGAGAGCCGATTGCCCCTTTTTTTTGAGCCAAGACAGGAAGTGACTGTCCGTAAGAATTAACTTTGCGTACAATTGATTATCTGGTGTCTCTGAGAAATAAACGTTTATTTCCTTCTCAGCTTCCCTTTCTATTAGATACGCATAGAAACTCGGCTACGTACAAGGGGGAATAGTTACCTGAGCTAATTtgacctttttcttcaatttctccacGTCCACGTCACATTCATTTGATGCTACTGTAGATACTGATCTCCAAACGTATTGTTTTTCTCCCCTTCCCCAGCACTGTACCTTTTCGCTTCTTAGCTACTCCTTCGGAATCTTCAGCGGGCGCTTCAAAAGCGCgttgtctcttctttctctgttGCTCCTTCGCTTCGGCTTGCTTAGCCTAGTCTCCCAGAAAAGACAGTGCTCCTATGCCCAATTCTATCCCCCCACAATAAGCCCACCGCTTTCTCCATATCCCTTttggctttcttctctttttccttcaagAAATATTCCCCACTTGCCAACTCTTTATCAACCTAGTATAAATTCAGTATTTTTGGAAATGgtttgctttgttttctaCTCTCACCTTGCTCTCGGGTTGTGGAGGTGGGAAAGGCGTGTATTCTTTCGGCTTTTTGCCTATCTTTTTCGGTTTTCTCCGCTTCACGTTCGACGTCTTAAATCTGGGCAAGAAACGATCCCACGACTCGTTTTTCAAGCTCGGATCTTTCGCCAATTCGCGTTTAATCATCAACGCCTTAATATTATAAATGGGATGAATATTGGCCATGGTCTCCGTGACAACTTTCCGCGCCTAGAAAACccgtcaaaaaatatttaaaaacAAAAGGATTCTCTCACCTGTTTGATTCCCTGATGAGAGCCAAGTATAGAAACCGTTTTGCCTTGAACAAGCATGTAGCAACCAGTCAGCAACTCAATTGCCTAACATTGGTAATTTAAAGACTTCAACTGACGCGGGTCCCTTACTTTGAGCGTCGCCCCATTGGGGCCAATCAGCCTTTGCCTTCGCTTGACAAACCGCTCCGTATTTCGCACGAGGCCCCCTATCTTAATTACCtcgcacgtgacgtcatcagccaAAACGCGACAcgcctttaattaattaattaattaattaattagcacacaaaattatgacgtcatcaattctTGCCTGATCGTAGGGAACGCTTCGTGCGAGcaatttgatgacgtcgcgaGCTTTGAGAACGATGTAGGGATCCCACGTTTTTCGGGTCGTTCGCACCGTCATACTGCCCTCGATCAGATCCAACGAGCAGTCGATTCCCTAAAAACGAGAAAATAGAATTCGCACGTGCGCgcctccctccctccctcccttccTCTTTTTTCGCTTACATGTTCTCCGAGGATTCGTTTGAGGTGAGGCCACACGTCTCGAAGATACTTCTCCCTGTATTTGGGAAAGAGAGTCGCGAACGAGCTCTCCTCGACGAGCGGCCACTTCATGTCTCCCTGCTTGAACTCTTCGATTTTCCAGTGGTCGACTGTTTCGTCGTCCCACGCTGAGATGAACGAAGAGACGACTAGTTCTACACGTCAAAAACGCGTGGCCTGCACGTACGCTTGTCTTTTCTGTagcgcttctttttcggtACGCTTTCGGCCATCTCGAGCATGCGTGTCGAAAAAtgcaataataataatgatacaatagcgtgacgtcatattcaAAATACATATGTTTCATTAGTCATCCAGCTGGCAAAGACTTGCCACTCCTCTGTTAACCCAATGGCTCTGCTCCATGTCTGAAGGCAGGTTCATAGAGAGAACGTAATTCGTCGAATGACCAGTGGTAGACAGCGTGCCTTTTCGAGCACTCGTCTTGTAGACAGGACACGAGTAGGTGGGCTTGGGCTTGAACTTCGACTTTTCACCCGGTCTCAACCATATCTGAATGAAATAAATTGTCAaaggaaagacaaaaaattctgcaataTTTTTTACTCTTGGAAGGGGGTCAAAGAGGATTTTGGGCAGTGATTCACCTATGACCATTTTCTCTCTGTCAAATCGAGCTCCATCCAAAAAGAGACCCTGCAGATTGTGACATAGAATACACGTGAAGAGCTTTTAGATATTCAATTCACCTTGATGTAGACGCCGTCAGGAGGCTTTTCCGTGATCTCTACGTCATcgcgaatgacgtcaaattcaaagCCGAGATGATCAATGGGAATGGTATACTTCCTCGCAAAATTTTGTGATGccccttaattaaaacaggATTGATCAAAAGGTACGCAATCTATCCCTGTGTAAAACCAATCTTTACCCGTCAAAAACGACTGCGTGAAATAGAATCCAGATATCCAGAAAACACTTGGCGTTCCATTTTCAATCCAATCCCGAAAAAATTTTAGTCTAAAAAGACACCATAAAGAAAGtgtctctaatatagggaaaaGTCTTCTACCGCGCAAGGAGATCGCTGACGTAACCTCCCAAAGGCTTGAGAGACGGATACGACTTCGCAGCCCACattgccggcacttttccCACCAACATGCTCACAAAGACGTCTTCCAACTCAGCTGACATGAGAACCAAGCCCTACGTAAATAACAatgaagaaagcgaaaatctCAATATGTCTAAGAATGCCTACCTTGATCGCTTTCTGAATGTTCTGCAAACTGGAACGAACAACGGAGGTGAGACGATTGAATCGAATGAGTTCCTGCCGGAGGACAGTGTTCATTGACTCGGTGTAGACTACTGGAAAGTTTTCTATCACCTAAGAAACAAACAAACTCAAATAAAGACACGACACGAATATGATGTATAAGCGAACGTATTCGAGATCGAAGTCGGGAGGCATCTTGGACAGAATATCTACAGCCAGTTCCTCGATGATTGTCTGCGAGGACTTTCCACCGCCACCTGTCTGACGAGGCAATGTCAAGAGAATTCCATCAAACAACTAGagaaaatataaatatatgaAGAAGGGTGTGAGCTGCAAAATTCGTACCTGTTGCGTTTCATGATTGTCTTTGGTTATGTCAGCGTTTTCGTGCAAACCAAAAACTTCCGGGTGCGGAGTGATAGGAAGGCTTCGAATGTAGTCGATGTAATCCTGGTATTCGCCTTTGGGTGGTGCATAGTAATTACCGCTCGCAGAAAATCTATAggaagcaattttttttgtaaagAGCACTGCATAGAAAATTACTCTCACCTGTAATCGTCATTAACGATCATCTCGTGGCAATAGAATATAGAAAGCGTGCTCGTCAGCAAGCGACGATCTAGGTCGTCCGTAACGCGTCCGCCGTAGTTGCATTGGCCCGTTAGATACGTCAGAGCGTTCATGGGAATTTCTTGGTAGTCATTGAGAAACATCTATAGTTTcccgtttttttcttctgtttaattaaagttgccgttttttcttacctggaGTTGTCGCATGCTTATGCGGAGATCGGATTCGTTGAATTCGTAGGGAATGTTCCATCCCAAGGCGCCGAATTTGCGTCGCTCCTGCACCAGTGCGTGGAAGAAGCATAAAC
Proteins encoded in this region:
- the LOC136183729 gene encoding uncharacterized protein isoform X1, which codes for MLEMAESVPKKKRYRKDKPWDDETVDHWKIEEFKQGDMKWPLVEESSFATLFPKYREKYLRDVWPHLKRILGEHGIDCSLDLIEGSMTVRTTRKTWDPYIVLKARDVIKLLARSVPYDQACRVLADDVTCEVIKIGGLVRNTERFVKRRQRLIGPNGATLKAIELLTGCYMLVQGKTVSILGSHQGIKQARKVVTETMANIHPIYNIKALMIKRELAKDPSLKNESWDRFLPRFKTSNVKRRKPKKIGKKPKEYTPFPPPQPESKVDKELASGEYFLKEKEKKAKRDMEKAAKQAEAKEQQRKKRQRAFEAPAEDSEGVAKKRKVASNECDVDVEKLKKKVKLAQKGKLRRK
- the LOC136183731 gene encoding rho GTPase-activating protein 44-like encodes the protein MKKQLLRVKQLASENLGRAEKTDDLTDQLQQLEKRVESVKHACQTTIKKLQSCLLSASSELDKMKNDIKTEVLARVVKGKTQKAEPQRRKKKLPQFSLSTSLMDASSTLDDEKGSSTLRKMLEQCGCCQEALAANLVAFEMNVEQEIIAPMASIVEDEIKPILHARKSLGKTRLDMDSYKSRWTSAVKASSAGNAVAASKVDQKKDKYEDSIADFHQAQDALTVEMLQFCSHELRHAALFKKLLELQAEYHKESLRLLDTVLPT
- the LOC136183729 gene encoding uncharacterized protein isoform X2: MLEMAESVPKKKRYRKDKPWDDETVDHWKIEEFKQGDMKWPLVEESSFATLFPKYREKYLRDVWPHLKRILGEHGIDCSLDLIEGSMTVRTTRKTWDPYIVLKARDVIKLLARSVPYDQACRVLADDVTCEVIKIGGLVRNTERFVKRRQRLIGPNGATLKAIELLTGCYMLVQGKTVSILGSHQGIKQARKVVTETMANIHPIYNIKALMIKRELAKDPSLKNESWDRFLPRFKTSNVKRRKPKKIGKKPKEYTPFPPPQPESKVDKELASGEYFLKEKEKKAKRDMEKAAKQAEAKEQQRKKRQRAFEAPAEDSEGVAKKRKASNECDVDVEKLKKKVKLAQKGKLRRK